One part of the Vibrio palustris genome encodes these proteins:
- the narH gene encoding nitrate reductase subunit beta gives MKIRAQVAMVLNLDKCIGCHTCSVTCKNVWTSREGMEYAWFNNVESKPGVGYPNEWENQTRWQGGWIRGVKGKLTLRQGSKVGVLSKLFNNPHMPDIDDYYEPFTFDYEHLQNAPKSRHQPIARPRSLITGQRMEKITQGPNWEEILGGEFAKRSVDYNFHDMQKQMYGEFENTFMMYLPRLCEHCLNPACVASCPSGTIYKREEDGIVLIDQDKCRGWRMCVSGCPYKKIYFNWKSGKSEKCIFCYPRIEAGMPTACSESCVGRIRYLGVMLYDADRIQEAASVENEHDLYERQLDIFLDPHDPEVIREAKAQGISQHVLESAQQSPVYKMAVEWKLALPLHPEYRTLPMVWYVPPLSPIQSAVDSGYIPTKNGLPEIEKLRIPMQYLANLLTAGDTKPVLRALKRLMAMRHYKRSETVEQSIDTTAIDEVGLSEKNVEEMYRYLAIANYEDRFVVPSGMRQEADTAFAESNGCGFSFGDGCHGSDNRVNLFNSQRIDAIDIMAEKK, from the coding sequence ATGAAAATTCGTGCGCAAGTTGCGATGGTACTGAATCTGGATAAGTGCATTGGCTGCCATACCTGTTCGGTAACGTGTAAAAATGTATGGACCAGCCGTGAAGGTATGGAATACGCCTGGTTTAATAATGTAGAAAGCAAACCGGGTGTGGGGTATCCCAATGAGTGGGAAAACCAAACTCGTTGGCAAGGCGGCTGGATTCGCGGAGTGAAAGGTAAACTGACGCTGCGCCAAGGCTCAAAAGTGGGCGTATTATCCAAGTTATTTAATAACCCTCACATGCCAGATATTGATGATTATTATGAACCGTTCACGTTTGACTACGAACACCTTCAGAATGCGCCGAAAAGTCGCCATCAGCCGATAGCTCGTCCGCGCTCTTTAATTACCGGTCAACGAATGGAAAAAATTACCCAAGGGCCTAACTGGGAGGAAATCCTTGGCGGAGAGTTTGCAAAGCGGTCGGTGGATTACAACTTTCACGATATGCAAAAGCAAATGTACGGGGAGTTTGAAAATACATTTATGATGTATTTACCGCGCTTATGTGAGCATTGTTTAAATCCGGCCTGTGTTGCCAGCTGCCCAAGCGGGACCATCTATAAGCGTGAAGAAGATGGGATTGTTCTCATCGACCAGGATAAATGCCGCGGATGGCGGATGTGTGTTAGTGGTTGTCCGTATAAGAAAATCTATTTCAATTGGAAAAGTGGCAAATCAGAAAAATGTATTTTTTGCTATCCACGCATTGAAGCGGGCATGCCGACGGCATGTTCGGAATCTTGTGTGGGGCGGATTCGTTATTTGGGCGTCATGTTATATGACGCGGATCGTATTCAAGAGGCCGCCTCGGTTGAAAATGAACACGATCTCTATGAAAGACAATTGGATATATTTTTGGATCCCCATGACCCAGAAGTGATTCGTGAAGCTAAGGCACAAGGCATCAGCCAACATGTTTTAGAATCAGCCCAGCAATCGCCGGTATATAAAATGGCGGTTGAATGGAAGCTGGCGTTACCGCTGCATCCAGAATATCGCACCTTACCGATGGTGTGGTATGTGCCACCGCTTTCCCCTATTCAGTCTGCAGTAGATTCTGGGTATATCCCGACCAAAAATGGACTGCCTGAAATCGAGAAGCTACGTATTCCGATGCAATATTTGGCCAATCTATTAACGGCTGGCGATACCAAACCAGTATTACGAGCACTCAAACGTTTAATGGCGATGCGCCACTATAAACGCAGTGAAACGGTTGAGCAGTCGATTGATACAACGGCTATCGATGAAGTGGGTTTGAGTGAGAAAAACGTAGAAGAGATGTATCGCTACCTCGCGATCGCCAACTATGAAGACCGCTTTGTTGTGCCTTCAGGTATGCGCCAAGAAGCTGATACCGCGTTTGCAGAATCGAACGGATGCGGGTTTAGTTTCGGTGATGGCTGTCATGGCAGCGATAATCGCGTCAATTTATTCAATAGTCAGCGCATTGATGCGATTGACATTATGGCGGAGAAAAAATGA